Below is a window of Brassica napus cultivar Da-Ae chromosome A5, Da-Ae, whole genome shotgun sequence DNA.
CTGACTTGTTAACTCTGTGAGCAGGTGTTCAAAGGAAGAAAGATGCCTGGGAGAATGGGTGCAAAGCAGAGGACAGTAAAGAACGTTTGGGTTTACAAGATTGATCCTGCCAGGAACCTCATCTGGGTTAGAGGACAAGTAAGTATCTCAATCTGGTGTTTTAGGCTCGCACTGGGACGTCTTGGTAGGTCCAATATTGGTGAGTTTTTATGTTGCTGTTGCAGGTTCCTGGTGCAGAAGGAAACTTTGTGTTCATAGAAGATGCATTCTACAAGAAACCAGACATCTCAAAGCTTCCATTTCCAACGTACTTAGCCCCAGAAGACGAGGACCTATCAGAGTTAGAACCGTTGGTCGCAGATCTCGGAGAAGTCGACCCATTTATGCTGGCAGAGTGATGATCGTGAACTTGATTTTGACCTTCTTCTTAACGTTTGTGGAagacaagaagctgaagaaagTGGAGTCACAGAGCTAAAGCTTTTTGCTGATGGAAAATTGCAATTTCCTATTTAGTTGTATGAAATTGAAAACGATGGATAGAGAGGAATCTAGTCTCGCATTTGTTGAGTTTTTGCAATAAGCAATGAAGAAACAGTGATGATTCTCATTCATAGTAATGTGTATATTTCTTCAAACCTTTACGAGAGATGATACATGCTGTCGGAAGTTATTACACAGATTATAAATGCCATTTGTTAAGGCTCCATAGGTTGTTGTAATGGCTTGTGGGTCTGTTAAAGTTTGAAGCTTTATTGAGGGTTGCATATGGTTTGAACAATGATGACTCCACCTGGATCAACCGGAGTAGTAGACCCTGGATGGGAACACTGTGCTGCACAAGACGGTGGTTACAGTTTGTTGACACTTGGATCAACCTAGAGAGGGTAAGACAATGATCAGTTTCTTGGTCACGTGCCTCCGAGGTGTCTACTTCAACTCCTCTATTGATGCTACTGATGTAATAGAAGATGATTTGAGCCTGTTCAAGTACTAAGACAAGCTAGTTGAAGACGTTGGTGAGGAAAATGTGGTGCAGGTTATTACACAGAACACAGCATTAACCTGTAGAGATGCTGGAAAATTACTTGACAAAAAGAGAGAATCTTTACAGAAGCTACTCGCCACGCTCATATTACACACACAAAAGAGCCAAAGAATCACAAGGCTCATCTCATCTACAATCAAACATGGCTACTCAACCTCATGAAGAACGAGTTCACACAGCCTTAGAACTGAAGCTACTCGCCACGCCACGCTTCCAGTTTCACCACTCTTTAAAACTCTTATGAACCACAAAGCCAATATAATATAAGAGACAAAGCCAATATAATATAAGAGCTCTGTTTCAATCCAACGGCTGGATTTTGTGACAGACCGCCGCTAAATCTGAAAAGGGAAGAGAAGTGGAGAAGAGTGGTGCGTTTTGGAAGAAGGTTCAGTATGTTTTGGAAAAAGGATACTTGGAGTttacaagatgaagatggaatccgtgaagaggaagagaagtgTTAATTACTTCCTAACGTTGAGGATGTATATAGTTAATGTTGATCTTAGCGGATGAAGATAAGTGTAACTTTAAATATATGCTACTACGGTCCTTGAGTTTCCTAACAAGTACTAGCAAACAAtatgtattttgaaaaattgaaataattttgtaatgcaAGTAGTTGACTATTTATTCAAACAACagatatactccctctgtttccgTTTCCGAAAAAATGATTTTCTAGAGTATTTACGcatattaagaatataataaatatttataattgaatttattatatattttactatacatttttcaataaatatcaaccaataatattcaaacaattcaaataatttaattaatatttttttaaaagtatataacttttcaacattaattactaaaaataaaattttagaaaatttatcattgataacttttttttttttttccgccaaGGTGTTGTTTAAATTAATCCAACGGGCCAAGCCCAGACGTCCGAAGCCCAATTACACAAAGAGCTAACAAAAAAACGACCCACAAACGAAATGGGCTACAGCAATAACGGCCGAAGCCCAAGAAAAGCAGACGGTCCAAAAGCCCAAACAATTAACCCGAACAGCTTGCCCTCGGGTCGCGACAAGGAGGCTGGGAATTGCACACGTGTAATAATCTAGGCCATCAGCATGCCACGCGTCACCCGCCTCAACTTGATCTCACCCCCTTCGCACAGCCGCCGGAACTTACCACCGACAACCTCGTTTCACCGGAGCTCAGAACCTGAAGAGCCACCGGCGTAACCATAACCACTCTACTCCGCTCTGTCTTCTCGCCGGAGAGATCCATCGAACTAACGAGATCTCCTCCGACTATGAACCACCACAAACCCTAAACAGGCGAGCCAAGAACCGCTACCAGAAGCAAACTGTACTTCTCACACCTCAAGCTAGACACCACAACCCAAAGGACCTCGGGTTTCAAGACGGCAGCGCGGAACTTTAGAAGCCTCCACTCTCCGTGACCAAAAGCCGGCGAAGACAGATCTGACTGAGCCTCTCCTTCCCGGAAGCTAGAGCGGCGACGGTGAAACTGAGAAAGCTTTCACCTCCCGCAAAAGGCCGGCATCGATGGAGCTAGGGAAGCCTCCATCTCCCGGAACACACTACCTAAACATGCAAGCCACTCCATCTCCGTCGGGAACCTCCAGTCGCTCGCGTCGTTACTCCAGAAGCCGAGCCACCGATGAGGATGGTTGCGGTACCAGAGCTCCGACAAGGCGGTCGATGACGGAACTGCGAAGAGGGAGCGAGAGGGGACAACTTATAACAAAGAAAAGGACTCCGGCGACGGCACgcacgctcacgcgccggccgtaCGCCGGACCCGAGCTGAGATctggtttctctctctcttctctctctctgtctaaCCGATTGAAAGTTGCTGTCATTTATCATTGATAACTTATGGAGCCCAAGTGCTGtgtatttttaattagttaaaatttaattcCATATAGCTGACGTAagcttgttcttcttctccttctctttcctTTTCCGTTGTTTCATGCTCTCTCTGATTCGTGTTTAGGCTTTTTACACATCCTCTAGATTTCACTATCGTCGGAGTTCTGAATATCTCCGGCGAGATGGCTTCTAATATACCGATGAGCCCTCAATTGGAGCAGATCCATGGCGAAATCCGTGACCACTTCCGAGCCCTCGCGTATGCTTCTCTCCCTCTTTCTTATACTCGATTTTGAGGAATTTAAAGTAACATTTTAGAGGTTGTTGATCGTTTGTCTTGACAGGAATGGTTTCCAGAGGTTGGATAAGATGAAGGATTCTACTCGACAAAGCAAGCAACTCGAGGAACTCACTGAGAAGATGCGAGACTGTAAAAGGTTAttcgtttttttctttgagTTGCTGATTAGGAAACACTACTCATGTTAccatatatatttctatatctgTCTTATGCTGTCTCCTCAGGTTGGTCAAGGATTTTGACCGTGAACTCAAGGATGAGGAAGCTACTAATCCTCCTGAATTAAATAAGCAATTGAATGATGAGAAACAGTCTATGGTGAGTTTAGACTGATGCCTTTCTTTGAATAATTAACTCACATAAAGTTGCACTTTCCAGCATCAATAGCATTCCAGTTTGCTTAATTTTTAGTGGCATTGTAACCAATATTGATATTTAAAGTCAGATTATATTGAGTGTCAAAATGTTATCTATCCCTCTCCTCTGTGTCTACTACCGTTTTGTTTGTTCATGCCTGCTTTTCTAACTTCGCCAGCCATCGTGTTTAAATGTTGCAGATTAAGGAACTCAATTCTTATGTTGCTCTAAGAAAAACGTAAGTGCTTCTTTCATTCCACTTTTAGAAGCTCTCGCTTACTTGAACCTTTTACACCCGTCCTTTTTAGATTTCGATTAGTTTTGTCTGTTCATGCATGTTAACTTGCTCTGTGTACTTCAGGTATATGAGTACCCTTGGCAACAAGAAGATTGAACTTTTTGATATGGGAGCTGGACCCAGCGCCGAACCTACAGCTGAGGACAATGTTCAAGTCGCTTCAGGTGAGTCCTCTATGCTTGCTTTTCTATGCTACTAATAAATGAATTGTCCAAACACATCAAGAGACTGATATGTCTGAAGCTTAAATTTAAAACTCCTTGATGCTTTGAATATGGTGAACTATTTATTTATGCTCTTAGTTTAACGGCATGTCATAATTTCTGATATATGTGAGTAAGTTTATGGTAAACGGTTATACTATACTAGAAATTTTATCGGTTGGCCTGATATCCTTAGTGTTGCTCAAGTGTATAGACAAAGGTCTCGCTTAAAGAAATATCTTAATGGAGTTTAACATGAAGTTGAATATTTTTGGAATGATGGAGCTTAATGTCACTTTATGTATAGCAATGTCAAATCAGGAGCTTGTTGATGCTGGAGTGAAAAGAATGGATGAGACTGATCAGGCCATTCAGCGCTCAAAACAGGTAATTTACAAAATGAGGAAGTGTGTTCTACTTACTTCTTGTTGTTACTATATCTATGGCAACATTCTTGTTCTTCTCAGGTTGTAGAACAAACACTTGAAGTTGGAACTCAAACTGCAGCTAATTTAAAGGGACAGGTAATGCAGATCATTTTCCATCGCTTCCCTATGAATCTTATGAGTACAGTCTCAGATAATCCGAAATGTATTGCAGACGGATCAAATGGGACGCGTTGTGAACCACTTAGACACGATTCAGTTCTCTATCAAGAAAGCATCACAGCTTGTGAAAGAGATAGGGAGACAGGTCTGTAACCTCATACGAACACAAAATGTTCCCCTTTGGCTTGACCACAAAACGTGAATCTCTGCGTCTTCTTATTTCAGGTGGCTACGGATAAATGCATAATGATGTTCCTGTTTCTCATTGTATGCGGTGTGATAGCCATTATCGTAGTGAAGGTACATCGCTCATTCCAGTGAAATGAAAGTTGTGATTGCTCAATAGAAAGTTGTaactctgtttttttgtttgttgttgttgcacaAACTATATTCAGATCGTCAACCCGAATAACAAGGACATTAGGGACATCCCAGGATTAGCTCCTCCAGCGCAATCGAGGAAACTACTATACTTGAGGAATCCGGAGTACATGGGAAGATAGAATCTCTGCCTGTATATGTTATTCACGTGTAATGAGGAAATTGCATCTTGAGGTTTGATAATATATCTTCTTTGCCTTTTCATTTGTTCAAAATCCATTTCATggatgaaagagagagagagagaggggttgTGTGCTTTGGTAGTTGACGAGGCTTGGGGTTGTTTATGTTcatgttcttttgtttcttttcaccCCAGTCATTTGAATCTGGGTTTTGATTGGAGAGGGTTTGTATATTTCatcatttgttttctttgtagTAACCTATCACTTCTTTTGTATAAAATTCAGTACCATGTTATATACTCTCTTTCACGTTCTCATTAGGATCTTTCTGTTTTGTCCCTCTGTAGAAAATGTCAGGACACAGCAGGAATTTCCACTAGTACCAACCTTGATCTAGTCTAAAATTAGCATCATCACCATGGGTAGAAAGGGTTGATGATGCTCAGAAGTCACAACTCTTTGGATTGTAACGAAATCAAATCCAGAATCAAGTAATGATGAAAGGATAAAGACCAAATATGTATGTACAAATATAACACTAACGTCAATTCACTACAACGAATTTGTGACTACTGTTTTTAAGCTAGTCATCGGTAATAATctgggatgatgatgatgcacctttttctttttttacgcaacaaaaaaaagtatgtgAACGAACTAGGAAGCAAAACCTCTATTATACGGTTTCTACTAGCATCTTAAGCGGCGTGATTTCCGAGCTGCATCCAAAGGGCTTCCTCGTTT
It encodes the following:
- the LOC125609013 gene encoding novel plant SNARE 13-like, which produces MASNIPMSPQLEQIHGEIRDHFRALANGFQRLDKMKDSTRQSKQLEELTEKMRDCKRLVKDFDRELKDEEATNPPELNKQLNDEKQSMIKELNSYVALRKTYMSTLGNKKIELFDMGAGPSAEPTAEDNVQVASAMSNQELVDAGVKRMDETDQAIQRSKQVVEQTLEVGTQTAANLKGQTDQMGRVVNHLDTIQFSIKKASQLVKEIGRQVATDKCIMMFLFLIVCGVIAIIVVKIVNPNNKDIRDIPGLAPPAQSRKLLYLRNPEYMGR